In one window of Lynx canadensis isolate LIC74 chromosome A3, mLynCan4.pri.v2, whole genome shotgun sequence DNA:
- the PROCR gene encoding endothelial protein C receptor, whose translation MLTTLLPLLCLLLLPGWAFCSHEASDGLRNLHMLQISYFRDPYQVWHRGNASLGGLTTHVLEGLGSNVTIRQLQPLQEPESWMHTEDSLKTYLHQFNSLVLLVHHERRLTFPLIIRCFLGCELPPEGSTARVFFEVSVNGSSFVHFQPETALWVAGPQAPSRVVTYTLQQLNAYNRTRYELREFLQDTCVQYVQEHTTVNNSKGSQTGRSYTSLVLGVLVGSFIIAGVAVGIFLYTGGRRC comes from the exons ATGTTGACAACATTGCTGCCACTGCTGTGTCTACTGCTCCTGCCCGGCTGGGCCTTTTGTAGCCATGAAGCCTCAGATG GCCTTCGGAACCTCCACATGCTCCAGATCTCCTACTTTCGCGACCCCTATCAAGTGTGGCACCGGGGCAACGCGTCGCTGGGGGGGCTAACGACGCACGTGCTGGAAGGCCTAGGCAGCAACGTCACGATCCGCCAGTTGCAGCCCTTGCAGGAGCCTGAGAGCTGGATGCACACGGAAGACAGCCTGAAGACCTATCTGCACCAGTTCAACAGCTTGGTACTGCTGGTACACCATGAGCGGCGCTTGACCT TTCCTCTGATCATTCGCTGCTTCCTGGGCTGTGAGCTGCCTCCTGAGGGTTCTACAGCACGTGTCTTCTTCGAAGTGTCTGTGAATGGGAGCTCCTTTGTGCATTTCCAGCCAGAGACAGCTTTATGGGTGGCAGGGCCCCAGGCACCCTCCAGGGTGGTCACCTACACCCTGCAGCAGCTCAACGCCTACAATCGTACTCGGTACGAACTGCGAGAATTCCTGCAGGACACCTGTGTGCAGTATGTGCAAGAACACACCACTGTGAACAACTCGAAAG GGAGCCAAACAGGCCGCTCCTACACCTCGCTGGTCCTGGGTGTCCTGGTGGGCAGTTTCATCATTGCTGGTGTGGCTGTAGGCATCTTCCTGTACACAGGTGGACGGCGGTGTTGA